The genomic region GCCGGTGTTGCCCTCGTTTTCCTTGGGGCGGGCGAGGTCGATCTCGCGGTGGGCGGTGTTGACGTCGCCGCAGATGACGACGGGTTTCTTCAGCTGGCGGCGCAGGGTGAGGGCGTGCTCCATCATCCGGTCGCTGTAGCGCAGCTTGTAGGGGACGCGACCCAGGTCGGGCTGGCCATTGGGGAAGTAGCCCGTGATCAGGATGAAGTCGTCGAATTCCGCCGTCAGGGTGCGGCCCTCGTCGTCGAATTCGGGGACCTCCAGGCCCTCCTTCACCGCCAGGGCCTCCCGCCGCAAGAAGAGGGCGACGCCGCTGTAACCCTTTTTCTTCGCCGAGGACCAGAAGGTCTTGTAGCTCGCGGGATTGCGCAGCTCGGGCTCGAGCTGGTCGGGGTGGGCCTTGGTCTCCTGCAGGCAGACCGCGTCGGGGCGCTCCGCCTCGAGCCAGTCCAGAAAGCCCTTGCGGGCGGCGGCGCGGATTCCGTTGACGTTCCAGGTGGCGATTTTCATAGATTCGATTCCGTGCTAATGGCGTTGCCATGAGCATGAAGCCCTTGTTTAGACCGATTTTCCTTATCCCAGCCTTCGTCTTTTGTCTATCCGTGCCGGTCCTGGTCGGCGCGAAATCTGCCAAGTCCATTCCCTTTCACCTTCAGCAGCAGGAGACCGGGCCCAAGCTAAGCCCCGGCGAGCTCTCCAGGGAGGTGGAGGGCCTGATCCTCGAGTCGAGCAACGAGCAGCGCGCCAAGAAAAAACTCGCTCCCCTGGCCGGAGAAGAAATCTTGGTGAAGGTGGCCCGCGACCATTCCCAGGACATGCTGAAGCGGAATTACCTCTCGCACTTCAGTCCCGAAAAAAAATCCGTCGTCGACCGCGTCAAGAAATACCAGCCCAAGCTCCAGCGCAGCGTGGGCGAAAACCTCCACACCATCACCAGCTCCCAGGGCCTCGTCGACCCCAAGGCCATCGCCGGCCAGATGATGGACGACTGGATGCATTCCTCTTCCCACCGAAAAAATATTCTATCCAAGGACTACGCATTCCTGGGAGTCGGCTGCGCGAGCGACGGGCAGCGCATCTTCTGCACCCAGGTTTTCGGCGGGCCGCAAAAAAAATAGCACCTATAATCAATCACGAAAGCCGGGGCTAAGAATATACGGGTGGCCGGGCGGGGGCCCTATGGACTGCTTGG from Deltaproteobacteria bacterium PRO3 harbors:
- a CDS encoding CAP domain-containing protein, with translation MSMKPLFRPIFLIPAFVFCLSVPVLVGAKSAKSIPFHLQQQETGPKLSPGELSREVEGLILESSNEQRAKKKLAPLAGEEILVKVARDHSQDMLKRNYLSHFSPEKKSVVDRVKKYQPKLQRSVGENLHTITSSQGLVDPKAIAGQMMDDWMHSSSHRKNILSKDYAFLGVGCASDGQRIFCTQVFGGPQKK
- the xth gene encoding exodeoxyribonuclease III, which produces MKIATWNVNGIRAAARKGFLDWLEAERPDAVCLQETKAHPDQLEPELRNPASYKTFWSSAKKKGYSGVALFLRREALAVKEGLEVPEFDDEGRTLTAEFDDFILITGYFPNGQPDLGRVPYKLRYSDRMMEHALTLRRQLKKPVVICGDVNTAHREIDLARPKENEGNTGFLPVERAWVDKFLANGFVDIFRELEPGPNHYSWWSYRSGARPRNIGWRIDYFFVTPELRPRVSKVYHQPQVQGSDHCPIILELKSQ